A window from Synechococcus sp. RSCCF101 encodes these proteins:
- a CDS encoding Coenzyme F420 hydrogenase/dehydrogenase, beta subunit C-terminal domain has translation MPAGATRPARDICSDCGLCDSRWVAYVRRACAFLHQGFEAMEQAAHGRSRDLENEDELYFGVSRTMATARLRQPLEGAQWTGIVSRIGVRALESGLVDAVLCVQQSPDDRFTPVPILARTPEQVLAARVNKPTLSPNLKVLEQLPGSGIRRLLAIGVGCQVQALRAVQNTLPLDQLYVLGLPCVDNVSRAGLQTFLESSSRSPDTVVHYEFMQDFRIHFRHSDGSTETVPFFGLDTPRLKDVFAPSCLSCFDYTNAGADLVVGYMGAEFGRQWLVVRNGLGEQLLDLVRPELDMAPVTSRGDRRAAVQQGIDAYDKAVKLPRWLAELVGAVVQRIGPKGLEYARFSIDSHFTRNALWVRRHHPEIAERHIPAFAQRIVSRYRLPST, from the coding sequence ATGCCCGCCGGTGCCACCCGCCCCGCCCGCGACATCTGCAGCGACTGCGGCCTCTGCGACAGCCGCTGGGTGGCCTATGTGCGACGGGCCTGCGCCTTCCTCCATCAGGGCTTCGAGGCCATGGAGCAGGCCGCCCACGGCCGTTCCCGAGATCTCGAGAACGAGGATGAGCTCTATTTCGGTGTGTCCCGCACGATGGCCACCGCCCGGCTGCGCCAGCCGCTGGAGGGAGCCCAGTGGACCGGCATCGTCAGCCGCATCGGTGTGCGCGCCCTCGAGAGCGGCCTGGTGGATGCGGTGCTCTGCGTGCAGCAGAGTCCCGATGACCGCTTCACCCCGGTGCCGATCCTGGCCCGCACGCCGGAGCAGGTGCTGGCCGCCCGGGTGAACAAGCCCACCCTCTCGCCCAACCTCAAGGTGCTGGAGCAGCTGCCGGGCAGCGGCATCCGGCGCCTGCTGGCCATCGGTGTGGGCTGTCAGGTTCAGGCCCTGCGGGCCGTACAGAACACCCTGCCCCTGGACCAGCTCTATGTGCTCGGTCTGCCCTGCGTCGACAACGTCAGCCGCGCCGGTCTCCAGACCTTCCTCGAGAGCAGCAGCCGCTCGCCCGACACGGTGGTGCACTACGAGTTCATGCAGGACTTCCGCATCCACTTCCGCCACAGCGACGGCTCCACGGAGACGGTTCCGTTCTTCGGGCTCGACACCCCCCGGCTGAAGGACGTCTTCGCTCCCAGCTGCCTCAGCTGTTTCGACTACACCAACGCCGGCGCCGATCTGGTGGTGGGCTACATGGGCGCCGAATTCGGCCGTCAGTGGCTGGTGGTGCGCAACGGGCTGGGGGAGCAGCTGCTCGATCTGGTGCGACCCGAGCTCGACATGGCTCCGGTCACCAGCCGCGGTGACCGCCGCGCCGCCGTGCAGCAGGGCATCGATGCCTACGACAAGGCCGTGAAGCTGCCCCGCTGGCTGGCCGAGCTGGTGGGTGCGGTGGTGCAGCGCATCGGCCCGAAGGGCCTGGAATACGCCCGCTTCTCGATCGATTCCCACTTCACCCGCAACGCCCTCTGGGTGCGGCGCCACCATCCTGAGATCGCCGAACGCCACATTCCGGCCTTCGCCCAGCGGATCGTGTCCCGCTACCGCCTGCCCTCCACCTGA
- a CDS encoding RodZ family helix-turn-helix domain-containing protein yields MPSARVSSLGHRLRGLRWWRRARPGSGGPEAPPGNDPQDRLRQAGSQLRQRREELGLSLRELAHRTRITTPVLEALERGWPDRLPEAAYLRSMLVLIERELDLPAGSLAAALPERPSGPSPTGQRDRLRRFTPGSIDVYTTWQGTVLYGLLTLALIYGLNLLLRRQADALALTPMPLLPLPVDGVQPDATRADLPEALTPVRPLSALEQQGPLERFRRAVQPPAPLQGELSLELTTPGQITISVGGGPMGATAPELSIRPVPDGEPRVLWNGRPLEPIAGESGRYRLKAAAEPAAADDPPDEPAPPAP; encoded by the coding sequence ATGCCCAGTGCCCGCGTGTCGTCCCTCGGTCACCGGCTGCGTGGACTGCGCTGGTGGCGCCGGGCCAGGCCAGGCAGCGGCGGCCCGGAGGCTCCGCCCGGCAACGACCCGCAGGACCGATTGCGGCAGGCGGGTTCGCAGCTGCGCCAGCGGCGTGAGGAGCTGGGCCTCAGCCTGCGGGAGCTGGCCCACCGCACCCGCATCACCACCCCGGTGCTGGAGGCCCTGGAGCGGGGCTGGCCCGACCGGTTGCCCGAGGCGGCCTACCTGCGCTCGATGCTGGTGCTGATCGAGCGGGAGCTGGACCTGCCGGCCGGCAGCCTCGCCGCGGCCCTGCCGGAGCGCCCCAGCGGCCCCAGCCCGACGGGCCAGCGCGACCGGCTGCGGCGCTTCACGCCCGGCTCCATCGACGTCTACACCACCTGGCAGGGGACGGTGCTCTACGGCCTGCTGACGCTGGCCCTGATCTACGGGCTCAACCTGCTGCTGCGCCGCCAGGCCGACGCCCTGGCCCTCACCCCCATGCCCCTGCTGCCCCTGCCGGTGGATGGCGTTCAGCCGGATGCGACCCGGGCCGATCTGCCGGAGGCGCTGACGCCGGTGCGACCGCTCTCGGCCCTGGAGCAGCAGGGTCCGCTGGAGCGCTTCCGACGGGCCGTGCAGCCGCCGGCGCCCCTGCAGGGAGAGCTCTCGCTCGAGCTGACGACTCCGGGCCAGATCACCATCTCGGTGGGCGGCGGACCGATGGGGGCGACGGCCCCCGAGCTGAGCATCCGGCCGGTGCCCGATGGGGAGCCCCGGGTGCTCTGGAACGGCCGGCCGCTCGAGCCGATTGCGGGGGAAAGCGGCCGCTACCGGCTCAAGGCTGCAGCGGAACCGGCGGCGGCAGACGATCCGCCAGACGAGCCCGCTCCCCCAGCCCCCTGA
- a CDS encoding glycoside hydrolase family 10 protein, producing MAARSTRRGLRARGLRLLAALAVAAGATLPAGGAQALPAGGRPPVRVGVWLTNSPSPLYYDRAVMERAVNELADAGFNTLYPNVWSRGTTFHRSRYAPIEPPLAKAGVDLDPICTMSRIGRRRGMKVIPWFEYGLMEPADAAVVQANPDWVLKRRDGSSHYAMHGADLKRSPLKDLRVWLNPAHPGVRERFIGLVVEVLQRCPLNGIQLDDHFAWPVDLGYDDWTRALYEQEMGVAPPADHTNRTWMVWRRKKLTGLLRQLKARLKEEGLPSTISLSPGPFRFAYNTWLQDWELWAFGELIDHLVVQNYAYSVKGFERDLDQPALRKARDWGMPAEIGILAGFGKRTTSMSDLSSKVRLSNERGHGVIYFYWEGLWGQYAGPEGAAPRREAFRRLHRQINPR from the coding sequence ATGGCAGCCCGCTCCACCCGCCGCGGCCTCAGGGCCAGAGGCCTCCGCTTGCTGGCTGCGCTGGCCGTGGCCGCCGGCGCAACCCTTCCAGCCGGGGGGGCGCAGGCCCTTCCCGCAGGCGGCCGGCCGCCGGTCCGGGTGGGCGTATGGCTCACCAACAGCCCCAGCCCCCTCTACTACGACCGGGCCGTGATGGAACGGGCGGTGAACGAGTTGGCGGATGCCGGCTTCAACACCCTCTACCCGAACGTGTGGAGCCGCGGCACCACCTTCCACCGAAGCCGCTACGCCCCGATCGAGCCGCCCCTGGCCAAAGCCGGTGTGGACCTCGATCCGATCTGCACCATGAGCCGGATCGGCCGTCGCCGCGGCATGAAGGTGATCCCCTGGTTCGAATACGGGCTCATGGAGCCCGCCGACGCGGCCGTGGTGCAGGCCAATCCCGACTGGGTGCTGAAGCGGCGCGACGGCAGCAGCCACTACGCCATGCACGGGGCCGATCTGAAGCGCTCACCCCTGAAGGATCTGCGGGTGTGGCTCAACCCGGCCCACCCGGGCGTGCGGGAGCGCTTCATCGGTCTGGTGGTGGAGGTGCTGCAGCGCTGCCCGCTCAACGGCATCCAGCTGGATGATCACTTCGCCTGGCCGGTGGATCTGGGCTACGACGACTGGACACGGGCGCTCTACGAGCAGGAGATGGGAGTGGCGCCGCCGGCGGACCACACCAACCGCACCTGGATGGTGTGGCGGCGCAAGAAGCTCACCGGTCTGCTGCGGCAGCTCAAGGCCCGCCTGAAAGAGGAGGGGCTGCCCAGCACGATCTCCCTCTCCCCTGGGCCCTTCCGCTTCGCGTACAACACCTGGCTGCAGGACTGGGAGCTCTGGGCCTTCGGCGAGCTGATCGACCACCTGGTCGTGCAGAACTACGCCTATTCGGTCAAGGGATTCGAGCGCGATCTCGACCAGCCGGCCCTGCGCAAGGCGCGCGACTGGGGCATGCCGGCTGAGATCGGCATCCTGGCCGGCTTCGGAAAGCGCACCACCTCCATGAGCGACCTCAGCTCGAAGGTGAGGCTCTCCAACGAGCGCGGTCATGGGGTCATCTACTTCTACTGGGAGGGGCTCTGGGGCCAGTACGCGGGGCCGGAAGGTGCCGCGCCCCGGCGTGAGGCGTTCCGCAGGCTGCACCGCCAGATCAACCCGCGGTGA
- the malQ gene encoding 4-alpha-glucanotransferase produces MAAPTTAPRRCGVILHPTALPGPGGCGSFGAEAHRWLERLSRHGIGTWQVLPLAPPDGTGSPYSSPSSFALNPWFLDVPELVARGLLDSDAAAALPDPGGDRLDPAAMQRRAEALAAALLRDWPRQESRDGPAFRRWCRRHRFWLQDHCRFTVLRRRFAGAPWWEWPADLVRRQRPALAELDRSEHDALLAEALVQWCLDGQWRAVRQAAQRLGVAILGDLPFYVAHDSADVWSGRALFTVRDDGGLDRQSGVPPDYFSATGQLWGTPVYRWWVHRLSGFRWWRRRFLRQLELVDQLRIDHFRALAAYWAVPGADATAMDGRWVPSPGGPLLNALRGWHFGGGQPLPLVAEDLGVITPDVEALRDRFALPGMKVLQFAFDGNPENPYLPANIHGDQWVVYTGTHDNPTCIGWWAGLDERCRRQVGEVIGAPVQAPGWQLLELGLRSSARLVIVPVQDLLHLDDRARFNTPGTCEGNWSWRLASSEEALEGAIRGLGERARLADRLPPPVPLQP; encoded by the coding sequence ATGGCCGCCCCGACAACTGCGCCGCGTCGCTGCGGGGTGATCCTCCATCCCACCGCGCTGCCGGGCCCCGGCGGCTGCGGCAGCTTCGGCGCCGAGGCCCATCGCTGGCTGGAGCGGCTCTCCCGCCACGGCATCGGCACCTGGCAGGTGCTGCCGCTGGCGCCGCCGGACGGCACCGGCTCGCCCTACAGCTCCCCCAGCAGCTTCGCGCTCAACCCCTGGTTCCTCGATGTGCCGGAGCTGGTGGCGCGGGGCCTGCTGGATTCGGATGCGGCGGCGGCCCTGCCGGACCCCGGCGGTGACCGGCTCGATCCAGCGGCGATGCAGCGGCGGGCCGAAGCCCTGGCGGCCGCCCTGCTTCGGGACTGGCCCCGGCAGGAGAGCCGTGATGGCCCCGCCTTCCGGCGCTGGTGCCGCCGTCATCGCTTCTGGCTCCAGGACCACTGCCGCTTCACGGTGCTGCGGCGTCGCTTCGCCGGTGCGCCGTGGTGGGAGTGGCCGGCCGATCTGGTCCGCCGTCAGCGGCCGGCCCTGGCCGAACTCGACCGCAGCGAGCACGACGCCCTTCTGGCCGAGGCGCTGGTGCAGTGGTGCCTCGATGGCCAGTGGCGCGCTGTGCGGCAGGCGGCGCAGCGACTGGGAGTGGCCATCCTCGGTGATCTGCCCTTCTACGTGGCCCACGACAGCGCCGATGTCTGGAGCGGCCGGGCCCTGTTCACCGTCCGCGACGACGGCGGTCTGGACCGGCAGAGCGGTGTGCCGCCCGACTACTTCTCCGCGACCGGCCAGCTCTGGGGCACGCCCGTGTACCGCTGGTGGGTCCACCGCCTCAGCGGCTTCCGCTGGTGGCGCCGCCGCTTTCTGCGGCAGCTGGAGCTCGTGGATCAGCTGCGCATCGATCACTTCCGTGCCCTGGCGGCCTACTGGGCCGTGCCCGGCGCCGATGCCACCGCCATGGATGGCCGCTGGGTTCCCTCGCCCGGTGGGCCCCTGCTCAATGCCCTGCGGGGCTGGCATTTCGGCGGCGGCCAGCCGCTGCCGCTGGTCGCGGAGGACCTCGGCGTGATCACCCCCGATGTGGAAGCCCTGCGGGATCGCTTCGCCCTGCCGGGGATGAAGGTGCTGCAGTTCGCCTTCGACGGCAATCCGGAGAATCCCTATCTGCCGGCCAACATCCACGGCGACCAGTGGGTCGTGTACACAGGCACCCACGACAACCCCACCTGCATCGGCTGGTGGGCCGGCCTGGATGAGCGCTGCCGGCGCCAGGTGGGTGAGGTGATCGGTGCACCGGTGCAGGCCCCCGGCTGGCAGCTGCTGGAGCTGGGGCTGCGCAGTTCCGCCCGGCTGGTGATCGTGCCCGTGCAGGATCTGCTGCATCTGGACGACCGGGCCCGCTTCAACACGCCCGGCACCTGCGAGGGCAACTGGAGCTGGCGCCTGGCGAGCAGCGAGGAGGCCCTCGAGGGGGCGATCAGGGGGCTGGGGGAGCGGGCTCGTCTGGCGGATCGTCTGCCGCCGCCGGTTCCGCTGCAGCCTTGA
- a CDS encoding LCP family protein — MTSARETGSARSSARRRRSGIGRSALRLLAVALGLWLASAALGRLWPMRSGGGGPVPTAGSAGDDRSRIPREPLTVLLIGSDADSLDGVSNGAAPEGPANSDVVLLLRFNPDGPLQVMNLPRELAVQIPGKDEILPLGRLYREGGPALAAGVAGELVGLDRDQPSRYVVMPRRSLRRLVDAVGGVELRLDQTYAYEDETQGLSIDLQAGRQRLNGSQAEHLARYLEAPGQERDRRLRQERLMAALMEELSQAGIATRLPALVASLQPSVNTNLSENESLSLLAAALASGGRVQFSTLPLRPRREAVSMRELAGEPGSDLWKRP, encoded by the coding sequence ATGACCAGCGCCCGCGAGACGGGCTCCGCTCGCTCCTCGGCCCGACGCCGCCGATCCGGCATCGGCCGGTCGGCCCTGCGGCTTCTGGCGGTGGCCCTGGGGCTCTGGCTGGCCTCCGCGGCCCTGGGCCGGCTCTGGCCGATGCGCTCCGGCGGCGGGGGACCGGTTCCCACAGCCGGCAGCGCCGGGGACGACCGCAGCCGGATCCCCCGCGAACCGCTGACCGTGCTGCTGATCGGCAGCGATGCCGACAGCCTCGATGGGGTGAGCAACGGTGCCGCGCCGGAGGGCCCGGCCAACAGCGATGTGGTGCTGCTGCTGCGGTTCAATCCCGACGGCCCGCTTCAGGTGATGAACCTGCCGCGGGAGCTGGCCGTGCAGATCCCCGGCAAGGACGAGATCCTGCCGCTGGGGCGCCTCTACCGGGAGGGGGGGCCGGCCCTCGCCGCCGGCGTGGCCGGTGAGCTGGTGGGGCTCGACCGCGATCAGCCCAGCCGCTACGTGGTGATGCCGCGCCGCAGCCTCAGGCGTCTGGTGGACGCCGTGGGCGGGGTGGAGCTGCGGCTCGATCAGACCTACGCCTACGAGGACGAAACCCAGGGCCTCTCGATCGATCTGCAGGCTGGACGGCAGCGGCTCAACGGCAGCCAGGCCGAGCATCTGGCCCGTTACCTGGAGGCCCCCGGCCAGGAACGCGACCGGCGCCTGCGGCAGGAGCGCCTGATGGCGGCCCTGATGGAGGAACTGAGCCAGGCCGGCATCGCGACCAGGCTGCCAGCCCTGGTGGCCTCCCTGCAACCGAGCGTGAACACCAACCTGAGCGAGAACGAGAGCCTCAGCCTGCTGGCGGCCGCGCTGGCCTCCGGCGGGCGCGTTCAGTTCTCCACCCTGCCGCTTCGGCCCCGGCGCGAGGCGGTGAGCATGCGGGAACTGGCCGGTGAACCGGGATCCGACCTGTGGAAGCGGCCCTGA
- a CDS encoding DUF924 family protein — translation MIEGFRSLDASALLQFWFEETPPRQWFGKDPAFDEAVRERFGDLAEQALSGSLAAWGQHPAGALALVLLLDQVPRQIWRDQARAFAGDRQALALSRAGVERGWVAAEPHQHRRQFWLMPWMHAEDLAVQEAGLPLFSRFTDARTADYARRHRDVIARFGRFPQRNALLGRHSSPEELAFLQQPGSRF, via the coding sequence GTGATCGAAGGGTTCCGCAGCCTGGACGCATCAGCGCTGCTGCAGTTCTGGTTCGAGGAGACCCCGCCGCGGCAGTGGTTCGGCAAGGACCCGGCCTTCGATGAGGCGGTGCGCGAGCGCTTCGGGGATCTGGCCGAACAAGCCTTGAGCGGATCCCTGGCGGCGTGGGGGCAGCACCCGGCCGGTGCCCTGGCCCTGGTGCTGCTGCTGGATCAGGTGCCACGGCAGATCTGGCGGGATCAGGCTCGCGCCTTCGCCGGCGACCGGCAGGCCCTGGCTTTGAGCCGGGCAGGCGTGGAGCGCGGCTGGGTGGCGGCTGAACCGCACCAGCACCGCCGCCAGTTCTGGCTGATGCCGTGGATGCACGCTGAAGACCTGGCCGTGCAGGAGGCCGGCCTGCCCCTGTTCTCACGCTTCACCGATGCCCGCACCGCCGACTACGCCCGCCGCCACCGCGACGTGATCGCCCGCTTCGGGCGCTTTCCCCAGCGCAATGCTCTGCTGGGCCGCCACTCCAGCCCCGAGGAATTGGCCTTTCTCCAGCAACCCGGTTCGCGCTTCTGA
- a CDS encoding ribose-phosphate pyrophosphokinase has protein sequence MSSFLTSERAGHEQHHAEARRLRLFSGTANPALSREIAAYLGVPDGPRVCKRFADGELYVQIQESIRGCDVFLIQPTCAPVNDNLMELLIMVDACRRASARQITAVVPYYGYARADRKTAGRESITAKLTANLLVNSGVDRVLAMDLHSAQIQGYFDIPCDHIYGSPVLVDDLCSRDLGDLVVVSPDVGGVARARAFAKQMNGAPLAIIDKRRSGHNVAESLTVIGEVAGRTAVLIDDMIDTGGTICQGARLLRQEGAARVIACASHAVFSPPAMERLSEPGLFEQVLVTNSVPLPEERRFPQLKVLSVAKMLGEAIWRIHEESSVSSMFR, from the coding sequence GTGAGCAGTTTTCTCACCTCTGAGCGGGCGGGGCACGAGCAGCATCACGCCGAAGCCAGGCGACTGCGCCTGTTCAGCGGCACCGCCAACCCGGCCCTGTCACGCGAGATCGCGGCCTACCTGGGGGTTCCCGATGGCCCGAGGGTCTGCAAACGCTTCGCGGACGGCGAGCTCTATGTGCAGATCCAGGAATCGATCCGCGGCTGCGATGTCTTCCTGATCCAGCCCACCTGCGCTCCGGTCAACGACAACCTGATGGAGCTGCTGATCATGGTGGACGCCTGCCGCAGGGCCTCGGCGCGCCAGATCACCGCCGTGGTGCCGTACTACGGCTATGCCCGGGCCGACCGCAAGACCGCGGGCCGCGAATCGATCACCGCCAAGCTCACGGCCAATCTGCTGGTGAACTCCGGTGTGGACCGGGTGCTGGCGATGGACCTGCATTCGGCCCAGATCCAGGGCTATTTCGACATCCCCTGCGATCACATCTACGGCTCGCCGGTGCTGGTGGATGACCTCTGCTCCCGCGATCTCGGCGACCTGGTGGTGGTGTCGCCGGATGTGGGCGGCGTGGCGCGGGCCCGGGCCTTCGCCAAGCAGATGAACGGCGCACCGCTGGCGATCATCGACAAGCGGCGCTCGGGCCACAACGTGGCCGAGAGCCTCACGGTCATCGGCGAGGTGGCCGGCCGCACCGCCGTGCTGATCGACGACATGATCGACACCGGCGGCACCATCTGCCAGGGCGCCAGGCTGCTGCGTCAGGAGGGCGCGGCCCGGGTGATCGCCTGCGCCAGTCACGCCGTGTTCTCGCCGCCGGCGATGGAGCGGCTGTCGGAACCGGGCCTGTTCGAGCAGGTGCTGGTCACCAACAGCGTGCCGCTGCCGGAGGAGCGCCGCTTTCCCCAGCTCAAGGTGCTCTCGGTGGCCAAGATGCTCGGCGAAGCCATCTGGCGCATTCACGAGGAGAGCTCTGTGAGCTCGATGTTCCGCTGA
- a CDS encoding EAL domain-containing protein — MVCEALDQGSEYRIATFNRAAEAIEGLSRQQVIGKELNSVFTAAEDFGLARSIRDADRQQESRFLPGRIYKDDRICGWREYSIKPIRPGLVLVLISSLDAKVVASLQRDTVDSDRRYELLAESTLDGIWEWEPTSGSLHVSDHWKQQLGYRPDELDETEAMWRGLMHPDDRALVFTSLQSYLRAQDKSSWQVEYRMRCRNGEYSWILARGARMENAGGTSVTMLGVHIDINEQKRLEQRLQEKDLKNRLAMAAGAMGSWSAKVTSGAIGEITWSDGLEQIMGMKPGSFRGEFQQLRACIHPEDVMRWQDDVMLFQSGAKEHDLEFRVIALDGTVRWVHAQGQACRNDQGEVTMLIGVTQDITRRKADELRLRQAAAVFADTTEGVVITDLEAAILDVNAAFETVTGYSREEVLGQNPRLLKSGRHDSAFYEELWSTLIETGRWKGEIWNRRKNGSIYPSLCSISTVLDGLRGAKGYVAVFADISMSKQTQDRLHFLSNHDPLTGLANRLLFDALLKKRIEAAHRHRSMLAVVYFDLDNFKAVNDSLGHLVGDELLQLLADRLIRTLRTSDTVARIGGDEFVLLLDELTSAEQASRIAEKVLKAVQAPFLIGKERLYSTCSMGISLYPQDGGGYVELMNNADMAMYRAKELGRNRIFTYSQEMSEASKRGALLISDIGFALGSGQFSLYYQPQVHIASRQVKGLEVLLRWTHPEIGAVPPSQFIPVAERSGLIRELGEYVLTQACYQARLWLDQDIGFGYLAVNVAGSQIQQVDFVDTVANAIAKSALPPECLELEVTESFMMKGIDTSIDQLDRLKTMGIATSIDDFGTGYSSLAYLKRLPVSKLKIDQSFIAHLPDDPNDSAVTEAVIALAHALKLELVAEGVEREDQAAFLDAHGCHIAQGYLYSKPVPAAAIERMLA; from the coding sequence GTGGTCTGTGAAGCCCTGGATCAAGGCAGCGAGTACCGGATCGCAACGTTCAATCGAGCCGCCGAGGCGATCGAAGGGCTATCGCGGCAGCAGGTGATCGGGAAGGAGCTGAACAGCGTGTTCACGGCCGCGGAGGACTTCGGGCTGGCCAGGTCGATTCGCGACGCGGATCGCCAGCAGGAATCCCGCTTCCTGCCGGGGCGCATCTACAAGGATGACAGGATCTGTGGCTGGAGGGAATACAGCATCAAGCCCATCCGCCCGGGTCTGGTTCTGGTGCTGATCTCTTCATTGGACGCGAAGGTTGTGGCCTCGCTCCAGCGCGACACGGTGGACTCGGACCGGCGCTACGAGCTGCTCGCTGAATCAACCCTGGATGGGATCTGGGAATGGGAGCCGACCTCGGGATCGCTCCATGTCTCCGACCACTGGAAGCAGCAGCTGGGCTACCGGCCGGACGAACTGGATGAAACGGAGGCGATGTGGAGAGGCCTCATGCATCCCGACGACAGAGCGCTCGTATTCACCAGCTTGCAGTCCTATCTGCGGGCTCAGGACAAAAGCTCCTGGCAGGTGGAATACCGCATGAGGTGCCGGAACGGTGAGTACAGCTGGATTCTGGCTCGCGGTGCACGGATGGAGAATGCCGGTGGCACGTCTGTGACGATGCTCGGCGTTCATATCGACATCAATGAGCAGAAACGGCTTGAACAACGATTGCAGGAGAAAGACCTGAAGAATCGTCTGGCGATGGCAGCCGGGGCGATGGGATCATGGTCAGCGAAGGTGACATCTGGCGCGATCGGGGAGATCACATGGTCGGACGGGCTGGAACAGATCATGGGCATGAAGCCGGGCAGCTTTCGCGGTGAGTTCCAGCAGCTCAGGGCATGCATCCACCCCGAGGATGTGATGCGGTGGCAGGACGATGTGATGCTCTTCCAGAGTGGGGCCAAGGAGCACGATCTGGAATTCAGGGTGATCGCTCTGGATGGCACGGTGCGCTGGGTCCACGCCCAGGGTCAGGCCTGCCGAAACGACCAGGGCGAGGTGACGATGCTGATCGGAGTGACCCAGGACATTACCAGGCGCAAAGCGGATGAACTGCGGCTGAGACAAGCCGCCGCCGTGTTCGCAGACACAACCGAGGGTGTGGTGATCACCGACCTGGAGGCCGCGATCCTGGATGTGAATGCAGCCTTTGAGACCGTCACGGGCTATTCGAGGGAGGAGGTCCTTGGACAGAATCCCAGGCTGCTCAAGTCAGGCCGGCACGACAGCGCCTTCTATGAGGAACTGTGGTCGACCCTGATCGAGACCGGCCGCTGGAAGGGAGAGATCTGGAATCGGCGCAAGAATGGGTCGATTTATCCCTCACTCTGCTCCATCAGCACCGTTCTGGACGGCTTAAGAGGAGCCAAGGGCTATGTGGCCGTGTTTGCGGACATCTCGATGTCGAAGCAGACGCAGGACCGACTTCACTTCCTCTCCAACCACGACCCCCTGACGGGGCTCGCCAACCGGCTGCTGTTCGATGCACTGCTCAAGAAGCGCATTGAGGCCGCTCACCGGCACAGATCGATGCTGGCTGTGGTCTATTTCGATCTGGACAACTTTAAAGCAGTCAACGACAGCCTGGGTCACCTCGTCGGCGACGAACTGCTGCAGCTGCTGGCCGATCGGCTGATCCGCACGCTCCGCACCTCCGATACCGTGGCCCGGATCGGCGGTGATGAGTTTGTTCTGCTCCTGGATGAGCTCACCTCTGCAGAGCAGGCGAGCAGGATTGCCGAGAAGGTGCTCAAGGCCGTGCAGGCACCTTTTCTGATCGGCAAGGAACGGCTGTACTCCACCTGCAGCATGGGCATCAGCCTGTATCCGCAGGACGGCGGTGGCTATGTGGAACTGATGAACAATGCCGACATGGCCATGTATCGGGCCAAGGAACTCGGCAGGAATCGAATCTTCACCTACTCACAGGAGATGAGCGAAGCCAGCAAGCGAGGTGCTCTGCTCATCAGCGACATCGGCTTCGCGCTGGGAAGCGGCCAGTTTTCGCTCTACTACCAGCCCCAGGTCCACATCGCCAGTCGCCAGGTCAAGGGGTTGGAAGTGCTGTTGCGCTGGACGCACCCCGAGATCGGGGCAGTCCCACCGAGTCAGTTCATCCCGGTGGCGGAGCGGAGCGGCCTGATTCGTGAGCTCGGCGAGTATGTGTTGACCCAGGCCTGTTATCAGGCGCGATTGTGGCTCGATCAGGACATTGGCTTCGGCTATCTGGCCGTGAACGTCGCGGGCTCCCAGATCCAGCAGGTGGATTTCGTGGATACGGTCGCCAACGCCATCGCCAAGAGCGCCCTTCCACCCGAGTGCCTGGAGCTGGAGGTGACCGAGAGCTTCATGATGAAGGGGATCGATACCTCCATCGACCAACTGGACCGTTTGAAGACGATGGGCATCGCGACCAGCATCGACGACTTCGGCACGGGCTACTCCTCACTCGCCTATCTCAAGCGCCTCCCCGTCTCCAAGCTCAAGATCGACCAATCGTTCATCGCCCATCTCCCCGACGACCCCAACGATTCCGCCGTCACCGAGGCCGTGATCGCCCTGGCCCACGCCCTCAAGCTGGAGCTGGTGGCCGAGGGAGTGGAACGTGAGGATCAGGCCGCCTTTCTCGACGCCCACGGCTGCCACATCGCGCAGGGCTACCTCTACAGCAAACCGGTCCCTGCAGCGGCCATTGAGCGCATGCTGGCCTGA